In Lycium ferocissimum isolate CSIRO_LF1 chromosome 3, AGI_CSIRO_Lferr_CH_V1, whole genome shotgun sequence, the genomic window AGTAATCTACTAAGATATTCCATTCCTATAGCAAATAGGAATGGTGACATTGATCGCCTTGTCGCAAACCTCTAGCCGCCGCAAATGGTTGTGTAGGTTCGCCATTGACAAGAATACTATAACTGTTGTTTGCACACACTCCATGGTCCATTGGATAAATTTATCAGGAAATCCAATTTCATGCATAACTTGTTTCAAGTAAATCCATTCTAGTGAATCATATGCTTTCTGGAGGTCAATCTTAATCATACACCTTGGGGATATGGCCTTTCTTTTATACCCTTTGATTAACTCATGCGCAAGGATAATATTATCTCCTATCTTCCGACCCGGTATGAAGCCTGCCTGCGCCTCACATATAATGCTAGGCATGATCTTTTGTAGTCTGTTTGCAATTACTTTTCCAATCAGTTTGTACAGTACTGAGCAGCAAGCAATTGGCCTATATTCCTTGATTGTGGCggtgttttgaattttttgggaTAAGAGTAACAAGTGCACGGATAGGTTTATGCATTTTCCGTTGCAAAAAATTCCTTGATCCCCTACGTGACTTCGGTTTTGATGATGGGccaagattttttaaaaaacactgCATTATACCCATCCACTCCAGGTGCTTTATCGTCCCCAATAGCATTGAGACTATCCAAGATTTCTGTGTCAGTGATCTCGGTAATCAATCGCAATCTTTGGTTACGATTTAAGATCGGTCCTCTCTTCGTGACTTGCGTGTTTATGGCTGGTAAGGCAGTCTTGTAAAGTACCCATAAGATTCCTATAAAAACCAGTAATTTCATTTTTGATAGCCTCTTGCTCTACTAGGCGTACACCAGTGATAGACGTAAGTTCAGAAATTTGTTTCCTTTGTGTCCTCTCTTTCAATACTGCTGAGAAGTACTTGGTGTTAGCGTCGCCCAACTTGATCCATCTTGCCCGAGATTTCTGTCGCATTATACTCTCCTCTATCAAGGACCATTTCTCTAGTTCTTGCATCGTTGTTTTCTCCTGGTTCTGGAGGCTATCTGTGTAACATAGCTGGATTTGCTTTTGTATGTTGATCAGATCAAATCTTGCCTTATCCAATATCTGCGTAATATTGCGATACTCTGCATTATTTAGCTGCTTTAGTTTTGGCTTTAGATCTTTTAATTTTGCCCAGATGTTCCGCATTTTGTTGGCATTAGTTTTCTTGCACCAGGCAGCTTCGACGATGGCAAGGAATTGCTTGTGTTCAGCCCACACATTAAAGAACCTAAAGGGGATCTTAATAGTGTTCTGAGTAGCTTGTATAATCATGACCATAGGTGAGTGATCAGAAATATTGGGCAGCTCATATTCAACCATGACATGACCCCATTTCATCATCCATTCAAGATTACCAAATGCCCTATCCAGTCGACTACAAATTCTGTCACCACCTTGTTGTTTATTTGACCATGTATAGTAGCTTCCTCTCCAGTGTAGTTCATTTAGTAACAAATCAGTAATGCACCCGGAGAAGTCCTTAATTTCAGCATATTGAACTGGATTACCCAATAACCTATCCTGTGCATATAGCAAGGCATTAAAATCACCGGCTATCATCCATGGTGTTGAGATCCCCTGTGCAATATCCCTGAGTGATTGCCATAATGTTTTCCTGAGTTCCCCTGTGTTAAAGCCATAGATAATAGTAACCAAGCATTCAAAATCCTCTCTTATCCCTTTCACCTGACAGTGTATTAGCTGGTCCTCTTCTCTaagtttatggatttgatattTATTAGTATCCCACAATATCCATATTCGCCCATTAGCAGCAGATTGGTAGTTGTCCAGATAACCCCAGCCAGGTGCGATATTTGCTAAAATTCCTTTAGCCCGATGTTGCTTTACTCTAGTCTCTattaaaccaacaaaattaatccTCTTTATTTGAAGCATCTTTTTGAGTTCTTTTTGTTTATGCTTCTTATTCACTCCTGATATTCCACATCATCCACTTTTGGGAGATAATTACTCGCCCTCTATCGGGAGGGGGTTAGAATGTTTCCACGAATGCCACTCGAGATCTAGCACCTTTTTGTGGTTTTGACAACACTAGTACTCGACAAAGGAAAGTTCTCTAATGTGTAGACATTATTTGAGTCATGATCCGCGGCAGTTGTAGTCGCCTCACTCACCTTCTCAGATGTAGCATTTGTTCCCATTACATCATTAGGCATTGGCGGTTCTATCTGATTCGCACGGGCTCCCACACTATCACCCTGTTCCTGCGATACACTATTCTCAAGTTGTTCTACTTTAGGGGGTTCATTACGGGAGTAGGATCGACGCGCTGTTGTTGGAATAGGTCCCTTTGACATCCACGTTGGCACCAACCTCTTGGGAGgtactttctttcctttaccTTGTCTTCTCCTTTGTTCGTTTTGTTGCTCAGGATCACATATATGCCCCAGAGTTTGACACTTCCCACAATACATCGGTTTCCAATCATATACCACGTCTTGAGAGAAAATTCTACCTATTGGGTCCATCACATTAATTACATCAGGGAGTTTTTTTGTAATATTCACTTCAATGAGCATCCGAGCATAAGAGACCCTTGTTTGCTTGTTCGTGCATTCATCCGCGTACATAGGAGTTCCAATAGAGCTTGCTATCCTACTCAAAGAATTACTACCCCAACAGTTCATAGGAAGTTTAGGGAATTTCACCCACAAAGGCAGTTCAGTGGGAAATTCTTCAGAGAAATCAAAAGTTGCAGTCCAAGGTTTTAAGATTATGGGTTTATAGTTGAGTGTATAGGGACCCGAATATAATACCTCTTGCATATCATCCATGGACTGACATTTAACAATAAAATAACCTTCTTCGTGCAGATATATGTCGTTCGGAATATTGACCCAATTAAGGGTCACAAAACGATGCATTGCATTATACCCGGAGTTTCTCACCTATTACATACACGATAAGGGCACAATTCCATTTTAGTGTCTCCCTAGCAACCTCTTCTTCTCAAGTTGGACCACAATTTCGCCGTCAACGATTTGCGGCGGAATATAAGTCAGCGCCAAACCATTCTCCACTGCTCTGTTACGCTGAAATAGATTAGCCCATGTAGGCTCTGCTGCTTgttcttttcacatttattagagtaagaataaaaataaaaaagtaattaaattctatcttattttaaaatatgaatattttaagtatatttattttagtaaacataacaaataaatcacATGGcggaataggaaaaaaaattgtatggtttgactacttaaccttttgaagaaaagcaatttcatttgctcccactaatggattgatacgcacgtggcaatgaatccatcattattgacttaatgagatactttagaaattatatgaatattgtttgattttttaatatgggtgcactttttttttgacattattaatttgcactatttttatgcatatatatatatatatatatatatatatatatatatatatatatatatatatatatatatatatatacattgtaatttgtgttcCGTATCTAAaagtttattatattagtgtttgatacgaatacaaagtctgcactttttttttaacattatattttttttaatatggggttcacttttttttttatattgcttgattttgttaatatggggtccactttttttttcgcATGAGTTCGGAGATGgtgagtttcacttttttttcttcctttttttttttttttttttgtattgctcggtgttatttagtatggggcccacaccctttttttttttaagggacaacggacgacgaagcatgggtctaaacccatgctttatatggtttcttttttttttttttttatattgcttggtgttgtttagtatggggcctactcttttggacattattagtttgcactatttttacgcatataatatatatatatataaatatatattaacatatattgtagtttgtgctccgtatctaaaactttattatattagtgtttgctatgaatacaaagtttacagtttttttttttatattgtttgtttttttaatatgggattcacttttttttttttatattgcttgattttgttaatacgggatgttcaaaacacgattaatataacattgtagtttgtggtccgtatctaaaattttattatattagtgtttgctatgaatacaaagtctgcactttttttttaacattatattttttttgatagggggttcactttttttttttttttttttatattgcttggttttgttaatatagggttcactttttttttcccatgagttcggagatggtgagttcactttttttttgtttttttttatattgctcggtgttatttaatatggggcccacatctcctttttttttttttaagggacaacggacgacgaagcatgggtttaaATCGATGCTTTAtatggtttctttttttttttttattttttatattgcttggtgttgtttagtatggggcccatccttttggacattattagtttgcactatttttatatatatatatatatatatatatatatatatataaaacacgattaatat contains:
- the LOC132050769 gene encoding uncharacterized protein LOC132050769, producing MLQIKRINFVGLIETRVKQHRAKGILANIAPGWGYLDNYQSAANGRIWILWDTNKYQIHKLREEDQLIHCQVKGIREDFECLVTIIYGFNTGELRKTLWQSLRDIAQGISTPWMIAGDFNALLYAQDRLLGNPVQYAEIKDFSGCITDLLLNELHWRGSYYTWSNKQQGGDRICSRLDRAFGNLEWMMKWGHVMVEYELPNISDHSPMVMIIQATQNTIKIPFRFFNVWAEHKQFLAIVEAAWCKKTNANKMRNIWAKLKDLKPKLKQLNNAEYRNITQILDKARFDLINIQKQIQLCYTDSLQNQEKTTMQELEKWSLIEESIMRQKSRARWIKLGDANTKYFSAVLKERTQRKQISELTSITGVRLVEQEAIKNEITGFYRNLMGTLQDCLTSHKHASHEERTDLKS